CGGCCACCGTCGCGCAGTTCCAGGCCTGGGCGCGCGCGGCCATCGCCGAGATCCGTGGCCGTGGCGCGACGCCGGTGCTGGTCGGCGGATCCGCCCTCTACACGCGGGCGATCCTCGACCGCTTCGAGTTCCCCGGCACCGACGGGGACGTCCGCGCCCGCTACGAGGCCGAGCTGGAGGAGGTCGGCCCCGAGGGCCTGCACGCCCGGCTCCGGGCGCTCGACCCCGCCGCCGCCGAGCGGATCGAGCCCGAGAACGGCCGCCGCATCGTCCGCGCCCTCGAGGTGATCGAGCTGAGTGGGGAGCCCTTCAGCGCCCGCCTCCCCGTCCAGGAGTACGACGACCCGGCGACCGTGCAGATCGGAGTCGAGATCGAGCGCGACGTGCTCGAGGAGCGGATTCGCGAGCGGGTCCGGACCATGTTCGACGCCGGCCTGCTCGACGAGACCGAGCGGCTGCTCGCCAACGGGCTCGCCGAGGGACGCACGGCCTCCCGTGCCATCGGCTACCCCCAGGCGGTCGCCGTGCTGGCGGGGGAGATGGACGTCGCCGAGGCGCAGGAGCGCACCGTCATCGCCACCCGCAGGTTCGCCCGACGCCAGATGGCCTGGTGGAAGAACGATCCCCGCATCACCTGGGTGCGCTACGACGACCCGGACCGGGTGGCGAAGGCGCTGGCCGTCGTACGGGATCGCCCTGTCTGAGCGCCGGGAGCGCACGACCGATCCACGGTTCGCGCCCTCGCGGGGCCGGGCGTGGCTCTCGTGCCCGAGCGGTGGATCGCTCGTGTCGCTGCGCGACCTCCTCGACCACCGGGTCAGAGGCGCTTCAACGCCGCCTCCGCCGCGTTGAACCCACCCATCCCGTGCACGCCGCCGCCGGGCGGGGTCGCGGACGAGCACAGGTATACGCCGTCGACGCCGAGGGCGTAGGGGTCCAGCGCGACCCGTGGCCGGAAGGTGATCTGGCGGGCGGTGTTGGCGCCGGCGGAGATGTCGCCGCCGACGTAGTTGGCGTTGTAGGCCTCGAGGTCGGCGGGGCCGCGGACGGCGGTGGCGACGATCCGGTCGCGGAAGCCGGGCGCGAACCGCTCGACCTGGTCGATGATCGCCTCGGTCGCGTCGCCGTCGTAGCCGTGGGGGACGTGCGCGTAGGCGTAGATCGGGTTGATGCCGCCGGCCGAGCGCGACGGGTCGATGAGGTACTGCTGGCCGAAGAGCACGAACGGCTGGTCGGGCATCCGCCCCCGGACGGTCTCCCGTTCGATGGCGGCGATCTGCTCCGCCGTACCGCCGAGGTGGAGGGTGCCCGCCCTCCGGCACGCCTCGTTGGTCCACGGCACGTCGCCCTCGATGGCGAGGTCGACCTTGAAGGCGGCGGGTCCGTAGGAGTAGCGGGTCAGCGCGCGACGTACCCGCGGCGGCAGGCGGTCGCCGAGGATGTCGAGGGCGCCGGCCGGCGCCGTGTCCAGCAGTACGACGTCCGGTCGGCCGCCGGCGAGCTCGGAGACCTGCGCCAGCGACTCGACGCGGACTCCGGTGACGACCTTCCCG
Above is a genomic segment from Nocardioides aromaticivorans containing:
- the miaA gene encoding tRNA (adenosine(37)-N6)-dimethylallyltransferase MiaA codes for the protein MPHRPSTSANPIVAIVGPTASGKTSLSLDLAEALGGEVVNTDSMQVYRGMDIGTAKLPPAERRGIPHHLLDTLDVREPATVAQFQAWARAAIAEIRGRGATPVLVGGSALYTRAILDRFEFPGTDGDVRARYEAELEEVGPEGLHARLRALDPAAAERIEPENGRRIVRALEVIELSGEPFSARLPVQEYDDPATVQIGVEIERDVLEERIRERVRTMFDAGLLDETERLLANGLAEGRTASRAIGYPQAVAVLAGEMDVAEAQERTVIATRRFARRQMAWWKNDPRITWVRYDDPDRVAKALAVVRDRPV
- a CDS encoding phytoene desaturase family protein; translated protein: MSSAVVVGSGPNGLAGAIRLAQAGLPVTVVEAHERPGGGTRTSELTLPGVLHDDCAAFHPTGVASPFFRSLGLERHGLRWLWPEVDLAHPLDDGRAGVAARDMSASVASLGVDGERWRRMFAPIVRNFDDLMDEVLRPVVHLPGHPVTLGRFGMKAALPATVLARRFRDDPARALFTGVAAHKFGRLDGVLSASVGLMLAGSAHAVGWPVAEGGTEAITRALLAELAALGGKVVTGVRVESLAQVSELAGGRPDVVLLDTAPAGALDILGDRLPPRVRRALTRYSYGPAAFKVDLAIEGDVPWTNEACRRAGTLHLGGTAEQIAAIERETVRGRMPDQPFVLFGQQYLIDPSRSAGGINPIYAYAHVPHGYDGDATEAIIDQVERFAPGFRDRIVATAVRGPADLEAYNANYVGGDISAGANTARQITFRPRVALDPYALGVDGVYLCSSATPPGGGVHGMGGFNAAEAALKRL